Proteins encoded within one genomic window of Camelina sativa cultivar DH55 chromosome 19, Cs, whole genome shotgun sequence:
- the LOC104764616 gene encoding laccase-7, translated as MEGVRVSLACALLLFAVSSIASAAIVEHTFNVQNLTVSRLCKRQVVTVVNGSLPGPTIRVKEGDSLVIHVLNNSPHNITIHWHGIFHRLTVWADGPSMITQCPIQPGKRYAYRFNITGQEGTLWWHAHSSFLRATVYGAIIIRPKSGHSYPFPKPHKEVPILFGEWWNTDVVALEETAIATGVPPNNSDAYTINGLPGNLYPCSKDRMFSLDVVKGKRYLLRIINAAMNMQMFFKIANHRLTVVGADAVYTAPYVTDVIAIAPGQTVDALLFADQSIDTSYYMAAHPYASAPSVPFPNTTTRGVIHYAGASKSQRTKRVLMPKLPSFFDTLTAHKFYSSLTSLVDGPHYVPVPRHVEEEMFVTIGLGLEACADNTTCPKFSASMSNHSFVLPKKLSILEAVFHGVDGIFTPDFPDQPPVKFDYTDPNITQTNPGLLFAQKTTSAKVLKFNTTVELVLQNHALIAAESHPMHLHGFNFHVLAQGFGNYNANRDRSKFNLVNPQFRNTLAVPVGGWAVTRFTADNPGAWIMHCHIDVHLPFGLGMIFVVENGPTKATTLPPPPLDLPKC; from the exons CGGTGTCTCGGCTGTGCAAACGGCAAGTGGTAACGGTCGTAAACGGAAGCCTGCCTGGACCAACAATACGCGTTAAGGAGGGTGACTCGCTCGTTATTCACGTCCTCAACAATTCACCTCATAACATCACAATTCATTG GCACGGGATCTTCCATAGACTAACAGTTTGGGCAGATGGACCAAGTATGATAACGCAGTGCCCAATTCAGCCTGGCAAGAGATACGCTTACAGATTCAACATCACCGGCCAAGAAGGTACCTTGTGGTGGCACGCACACTCTTCTTTCCTACGCGCCACCGTATACGGTGCTATCATCATCCGCCCAAAATCCGGCCACTCTTACCCGTTTCCCAAACCTCACAAAGAGGTCCCCATCTTATTTG gtgaaTGGTGGAACACCGATGTAGTCGCGTTAGAGGAGACTGCAATCGCCACCGGAGTTCCTCCAAACAATTCCGACGCCTATACGATCAATGGCCTTCCTGGAAACCTATATCCATGCTCCAAAGACA GAATGTTTAGCCTAGACGTGGTAAAAGGAAAGAGATACTTACTTCGCATCATAAACGCGGCAATGAACATGCAAATGTTTTTCAAGATAGCCAATCACAGGCTGACAGTTGTCGGCGCTGACGCAGTCTACACCGCCCCTTACGTAACCGACGTCATCGCAATCGCACCGGGTCAAACCGTTGACGCACTCCTCTTCGCCGATCAGTCCATCGACACCTCCTACTACATGGCGGCTCATCCTTACGCCAGCGCACCATCCGTCCCTTTCCCCAACACCACCACCAGAGGCGTCATCCACTACGCTGGCGCGTCGAAATCACAGCGAACGAAGCGCGTGTTGATGCCGAAACTACCTTCCTTCTTCGACACGTTAACTGCTCACAAATTCTACTCCAGCCTCACTAGCTTAGTCGATGGACCTCACTACGTACCAGTACCTCGCCACGTGGAAGAAGAGATGTTCGTAACCATCGGGCTCGGGCTAGAAGCATGCGCAGATAACACCACGTGTCCAAAATTTTCAGCTTCTATGAGCAACCACTCTTTCGTGTTACCTAAAAAGCTATCGATCTTGGAAGCTGTGTTCCACGGCGTCGACGGGATTTTCACGCCGGATTTCCCAGACCAGCCTCCGGTTAAGTTCGATTACACTGACCCGAACATAACTCAGACGAACCCCGGACTTTTGTTCGCTCAAAAGACAACGAGCGCCAAGGTTTTGAAATTCAATACGACGGTGGAGTTGGTATTGCAGAACCATGCGCTTATCGCGGCGGAGAGTCATCCCATGCATCTTCACGGATTCAATTTCCATGTTTTGGCTCAAGGGTTTGGTAATTATAACGCCAACCGTGACCGAAGCAAGTTCAATCTCGTTAACCCGCAATTCCGTAACACTTTGGCTGTGCCTGTTGGTGGATGGGCCGTGACCCGTTTCACTGCTGATAATCCAG GTGCGTGGATTATGCATTGTCATATCGATGTTCACTTGCCGTTCGGACTAGGGATGATATTTGTGGTTGAAAACGGACCGACCAAGGCGACCACGTTGCCACCGCCACCACTTGATCTTCCCAAATGTTAA